The following coding sequences lie in one Oncorhynchus kisutch isolate 150728-3 linkage group LG17, Okis_V2, whole genome shotgun sequence genomic window:
- the LOC109878433 gene encoding protein lifeguard 2-like isoform X2, which translates to MTQGKLSVANKAAEAGEKQYGTSSGEAEGLPAPPTYEEATGTSEKGLSGSPCYGRACPSDEEMLTEFSWSDKNIRRIFIRKVYSILMIQLLVTLSIVALFTFCEPVKIYIQSNPGWYWASYAVFFVTYITLVCCPGPRRQFPWNLILLAVFTLSLSYMTGMLSSYYNTKSVVMCLGITAMVCLTVTLVSFQTKFDVTSCQGVLFTFCMVMMVSGLVLAIALPYGYVPWVHGVYGVLGALLFTMFLAFDTQLLMGNKRYTISPEEYVFATLNIYLDIIYIFSFFLSLFGTERTN; encoded by the exons ATGACCCAGGGCAAG CTTTCAGTCGCAAACAAAGCTGCTGAAGCAGGAGAGAAGCAGTATGGCACTTCAAGTGGAGAAGCAGAagggctacctgcccctcccacCTATGAGGAGGCCACTGGCACAAGTGAGAAAG GCCTCAGCGGCAGCCCCTGTTACGGTAGGGCTTGTCCTAGTGATGAGGAGATGCTAACAGAATTCAGCTGGAGTGATAAAAACATCCGGCGGATCTTTATCCGCAAG GTTTACTCCATCTTGATGATCCAACTTCTAGTCACTCTTTCCATAGTGGCTCTCTTCACATTCTG TGAACCAGTGAAGATCTACATTCAGTCCAACCCTGGATGGTACTGGGCTTCTTA TGCTGTATTCTTTGTCACATACATTACACTCGTCTGCTGTCCTGGACCAAG GAGACAGTTTCCATGGAATCTGATCCTGCTCGCCGTCTTT accctctctctctcctatatgaCAGGGATGCTATCCAG TTACTATAACACCAAGTCAGTGGTGATGTGTCTGGGTATTACTGCTATGGTCTGTCTTACGGTCACTCTCGTCAGCTTCCAAACTAAG TTTGACGTGACCTCATGCCAAGGCGTATTGTTTACCTTCTGCATGGTCATGATGGTGTCTGGACTGGTCTTGGCCATCGCCCTGCCCTACGGATAT GTGCCCTGGGTGCATGGTGTCTATGGTGTCTTGGGAGCGTTACTGTTTACCATG TTTTTGGCGTTTGACACACAGCTACTGATGGGGAACAAGCGCTACACAATAAGTCCAGAGGAATACGTCTTTGCCACTCTCAACATCTACCTAGATATTATCTACATCTTCTCCTTCTTCCTGTCCCTGTTCGGAACAGAGAGAACAAACTGA
- the LOC109878432 gene encoding nuclear receptor subfamily 1 group D member 1 — MDNPGGGVILYAGSSGSASPGSPSSGYQTESPPSSHSQPSSPEEITFTELGHLGSLKGQRGGRCTPPSSKLVFQFPEVYNVATSTSTHQDTYQHPSAGTRPCGFTGTFTKAGGMVLLCKVCGDIASGFHYGVHACEGCKGFFRRSIQQNINYKMCVKNENCLIMRMNRNRCQHCRFKKCLFVGMSRDAVRFGRIPKREKQRLLEEMQSYMNSLNESNTTMDVDSSPISEAPPSPAEVPSKEAIRAISRSYQDIFASSQGRAAKLGININNNNNNLPTSCPFKSYAYQETSHGSPHSGSTQGYQSCPAGPAPCCSVTNDNHHTFPSVDNCCYSYPATSNQNHGQSNIDMPQRGSSTNHNCFPIKEETQETQTQTSCPWRLATGTKVLACPLNACPVSAASRSGQQVWESFSQCFTPAVREVVEFAKGIPGFQELSQHDQVMLLKSGTFQVLMVRYCTLFNPEERTVTFLNGQTYTLSSLRALGMGALLNSMFDFSEKLGTLRLEPEEMALFMAVVLVSADRSGIADMGAVEQLQEELIGAMRSLIHRRRPEESAAIFSKLLLRLPDLHTLNNLHSDKLLAFRIDP; from the exons GTGGTGTTATTCTGTATGCGGGCTCCTCTGGCAGTGCCAGCCCAGGCAGCCCGTCCAGTGGGTACCAGACCgagtcccccccctcctcccactcccAGCCCTCCTCCCCAGAGGAGATCACTTTCACAGAGCTCGGGCACCTGGGGTCCCTGAAGGGCCAGAGGGGAGGAAGATGTACCCCTCCATCTTCCAAACTGGTGTTCCAGTTCCCAGAAGTCTACAATGTGGCTACATCAACATCCACCCACCAGGACACCTACCAGCACCCCAGCGCTGGGACAAGACCATGTGGATTCACAGGAACTTTCACCA AGGCTGGTGGGATGGTGCTTCTGTGCAAAGTGTGTGGAGACATTGCATCTGGGTTCCACTACGGAGTGCACGCTTGTGAGGGTTGCAAG GGTTTCTTCCGTCGCAGCATCCAGCAGAATATCAACTACAAGATGTGTGTGAAAAATGAGAACTGCCTCATCATGAGAATGAACCGCAACCGTTGCCAACACTGTCGCTTCAAGAAATGCCTCTTCGTTGGCATGTCCAGAGATG CTGTGCGTTTTGGCCGTATCCCtaagagggagaagcagaggctTCTGGAGGAGATGCAAAGCTACATGAACAGCCTGAACGAGTCTAACACCACCATGGACGTAGACTCCTCCCCTATCTCCGAAGCCCCTCCCAGCCCAGCAGAGGTTCCCTCTAAAGAGGCAATCAGAGCCATCTCACGGTCCTATCAGGACATCTTCGCCAGCAGCCAAGGCAGGGCAGCCAAGTTGGGCATCAacatcaataacaacaataacaacctcCCAACATCCTGCCCCTTCAAGAGTTACGCATATCAGGAGACCTCCCATGGCTCCCCCCACTCCGGCTCTACCCAAGGGTATCAGTCCTGTCCTGCAGGCCCCGCCCCGTGCTGCTCAGTAACCAATGACAACCACCATACATTCCCTTCTGTGGACAACTGTTGCTATAGTTACCCTGCGACATCCAATCAGAATCATGGACAGTCCAATATCGACATGCCTCAACGGGGCAGCTCGACCAATCACAACTGTTTCCCCATTAAGGAAGAGACCCAAGAGACCCAAACTCAGACTTCCTGTCCATGGAGGTTAGCAACGGGCACCAAAGTGCTG GCTTGTCCTCTCAATGCGTGTCCTGTCTCTGCGGCCAGTCGTTCCGGCCAGCAGGTATGGGAGTCTTTCTCCCAGTGTTTTACCCCAGCAGTGAGGGAAGTGGTGGAGTTCGCTAAGGGCATCCCTGGCTTCCAGGAGCTCAGCCAGCACGACCAGGTCATGCTGCTCAAATCAGGCACCTTCCAG GTGTTGATGGTGAGGTACTGCACCCTGTTCAACCCTGAGGAGAGGACGGTGACTTTCCTGAACGGCCAGACGTACACTCTGTCCTCCCTGCGGGCGCTGGGCATGGGGGCGCTGCTCAACTCCATGTTTGACTTCAGTGAGAAGCTGGGAACTCTAAGGCTGGAGCCTGAAGAGATGGCTCTGTTCATGGCCGTCGTGCTGGTCTCTGCAG ACCGTTCAGGCATCGCTGACATGGGTGCAGTGGAACAACTCCAGGAAGAGTTGATCGGCGCCATGCGTTCTCTCATCCACCGCCGTCGTCCTGAAGAGAGCGCTGCCATATTCTCCAAGCTGCTCCTGCGCCTGCCCGACCTGCACACCCTCAACAACCTGCACTCAGACAAGCTGCTGGCCTTCCGCATTGACCCCTGA
- the LOC109878433 gene encoding protein lifeguard 2-like isoform X1 encodes MTQGKLSVANKAAEAGEKQYGTSSGEAEGLPAPPTYEEATGTSEKAGLSGSPCYGRACPSDEEMLTEFSWSDKNIRRIFIRKVYSILMIQLLVTLSIVALFTFCEPVKIYIQSNPGWYWASYAVFFVTYITLVCCPGPRRQFPWNLILLAVFTLSLSYMTGMLSSYYNTKSVVMCLGITAMVCLTVTLVSFQTKFDVTSCQGVLFTFCMVMMVSGLVLAIALPYGYVPWVHGVYGVLGALLFTMFLAFDTQLLMGNKRYTISPEEYVFATLNIYLDIIYIFSFFLSLFGTERTN; translated from the exons ATGACCCAGGGCAAG CTTTCAGTCGCAAACAAAGCTGCTGAAGCAGGAGAGAAGCAGTATGGCACTTCAAGTGGAGAAGCAGAagggctacctgcccctcccacCTATGAGGAGGCCACTGGCACAAGTGAGAAAG CAGGCCTCAGCGGCAGCCCCTGTTACGGTAGGGCTTGTCCTAGTGATGAGGAGATGCTAACAGAATTCAGCTGGAGTGATAAAAACATCCGGCGGATCTTTATCCGCAAG GTTTACTCCATCTTGATGATCCAACTTCTAGTCACTCTTTCCATAGTGGCTCTCTTCACATTCTG TGAACCAGTGAAGATCTACATTCAGTCCAACCCTGGATGGTACTGGGCTTCTTA TGCTGTATTCTTTGTCACATACATTACACTCGTCTGCTGTCCTGGACCAAG GAGACAGTTTCCATGGAATCTGATCCTGCTCGCCGTCTTT accctctctctctcctatatgaCAGGGATGCTATCCAG TTACTATAACACCAAGTCAGTGGTGATGTGTCTGGGTATTACTGCTATGGTCTGTCTTACGGTCACTCTCGTCAGCTTCCAAACTAAG TTTGACGTGACCTCATGCCAAGGCGTATTGTTTACCTTCTGCATGGTCATGATGGTGTCTGGACTGGTCTTGGCCATCGCCCTGCCCTACGGATAT GTGCCCTGGGTGCATGGTGTCTATGGTGTCTTGGGAGCGTTACTGTTTACCATG TTTTTGGCGTTTGACACACAGCTACTGATGGGGAACAAGCGCTACACAATAAGTCCAGAGGAATACGTCTTTGCCACTCTCAACATCTACCTAGATATTATCTACATCTTCTCCTTCTTCCTGTCCCTGTTCGGAACAGAGAGAACAAACTGA
- the LOC109878413 gene encoding molybdate-anion transporter-like yields MLVTAYLAMVVLLVLCVGLELTARRLTPPQPTPSAMGTNPAFRRFQTVFLRGYLLALSADWLQGPYLYKLYRHYSFLESQIAILYVVGLASCVLFAPVASWLPQVLGRRRTCLLFCVAYSACCLTKLSRDYFILILGRVLGGLSTSLLSTAFQAWYVHRHVDVHDFPKEWIPSTFTKAASWNHGLAMGAGLVANMLAEWLHLGPVAPFLLAVPCLGACGWVVLTDWGLEEKDGSLEGDNKKPLLGPSSSAPLARASARARFWRSCQESLRCLLSDRRVMLLGGVQALFECVLYIFIFLWTPVLDPYGPPLGMVFSCLMAASMAGSLLYRLATSTRYRLQPGHLLCFSMLLAFFSFFMLIFSTAPGQPRPRESLLAFLLLELASGLYFPAVSFLQGRVIPEEKRAGVLAWFRLPLHLLACLGLLALHREVSGTGGGEGGSGTRHMFGGCAVLMLAALLAVVSLFTLGRNDVDLRLDGPKGEGDN; encoded by the exons ATGTTGGTGACAGCCTACCTGGCCATGGTGGTCCTACTGGTGCTATGTGTTGGTCTGGAGCTAACGGCACGTCGCCTCACCCCACCTCAACCCACCCCCTCTGCCATGGGCACCAACCCTGCCTTCCGTAGGTTCCAGACCGTGTTCCTCCGAGGCTACCTCTTAGCCTTGTCGGCTGACTGGCTGCAGGGGCCATACCTCTACAAGCTCTACCGCCATTACAGCTTCCTGGAGTCCCAGATAGCCATCCTATATGTCGTTGGCCTGGCCTCCTGTGTGCTGTTTGCCCCCGTGGCTAGCTGGCTTCCTCAG GTCCTGGGGCGGAGACGGACCTGCCTGCTGTTCTGCGTGGCCTACTCAGCCTGTTGCCTCACCAAGCTGTCCCGTGACTACTTTATCCTGATCCTGGGTCGCGTGCTAGGAGGCCTGTCCACCTCTTTGCTCTCCACAGCCTTCCAGGCCTGGTACGTGCACCGACATGTTGACGTCCACGACTTCCCTAAAGAATGGATCCCCAGTACCTTCACCAAGGCTGCTAGCTGGAACCACGGGCTAGCGATGGGGGCTGGGCTGGTGGCTAACATGTTGGCTGAGTGGCTCCACCTGGGGCCTGTGGCGCCCTTCCTCCTGGCCGTGCCCTGCCTTGGGGCCTGTGGCTGGGTGGTGCTGACTGATTGGGGcctggaggagaaggatggaagccTGGAAGGGGACAACAAGAAGCCCTTGCTCGGTCCTTCTAGTTCAGCACCTCTGGCCCGGGCTTCTGCACGGGCCCGGTTCTGGCGCAGCTGTCAGGAAAGCCTCCGCTGTCTCTTATCAGACAGACGGGTGATGCTTCTAGGAGGAGTCCAGGCTCTATTTGAGTGTGTCCTCTATATATTCATCTTCCTGTGGACCCCCGTCCTGGACCCCTATGGCCCTCCGCTGGGCATGGTCTTCTCCTGTCTGATGGCAGCCAGTATGGCGGGGTCCCTGCTCTACCGCCTGGCCACCTCCACCCGCTACCGCCTTCAGCCTGGGCACCTCCTCTGCTTCTCCATGCTGCTCGCCTTTTTCTCCTTCTTCATGCTCATCTTCTCCACTGCACCGGGCCAGCCCAGACCCCGCGAGTCCCTGCTGGCCTTCCTGCTGCTGGAGCTGGCCAGTGGTCTCTACTTCCCTGCTGTCAGCTTCCTCCAGGGGAGGGTGATCCCGGAGGAGAAGAGGGCCGGGGTGCTGGCCTGGTTCAGGCTGCCTCTGCACCTTCTGGCCTGCCTGGGGCTGCTGGCGCTCCACAGGGAGGTGTCGGGGACCGGAGGGGGCGAGGGAGGAAGTGGAACCAGGCATATGTTTGGTGGTTGTGCTGTTTTGATGCTAGCTGCACTCTTGGCTGTGGTCAGTCTCTTTACACTGGGAAGGAACGATGTGGATCTCAGACTGGATGGGCCCAAAGGAGAGGGAGATAATTGA